In Cicer arietinum cultivar CDC Frontier isolate Library 1 chromosome 1, Cicar.CDCFrontier_v2.0, whole genome shotgun sequence, one DNA window encodes the following:
- the LOC101496021 gene encoding LOW QUALITY PROTEIN: uncharacterized protein (The sequence of the model RefSeq protein was modified relative to this genomic sequence to represent the inferred CDS: inserted 1 base in 1 codon; substituted 2 bases at 2 genomic stop codons) produces MPIIVNRNHFNNHHVYTVNLHETDIKVTGTSVASIVRKWLRATFYYRRYYLQQNRLIVGLGVQWTPGGPDPPADTLQLCIGCRCLIFQLAHANYVPRSLRKFLQNPEHNFVGFWNHSDRPKWESSEHXFEMXRDPLXAKSEDDDEDDNEDLAIAAVHEIIEKCLGFKVKRGSEISQSDWDEEDLSDEQVVYASVNANCAFLIGKNFKAWKFT; encoded by the exons ATGCCCATCATTGTTAACCGTAACCACTTTAATAACCACCACGTGTATACCGTTAACTTACACGAAACCGATATCAAAGTAACCGGTACCTCCGTCGCTTCCATCGTTAGAAAGTGGCTACGTGCAACGTTTTACTACCGCCGCTACTACCTCCAACAAAACCGTCTCATTGTCGGCCTCGGCGTTCAATGGACTCCCGGTGGGCCAGATCCTCCGGCTGATACATTACAGCTCTGCATCGGTTGCCGTTGCTTAATCTTCCAACTAGCTCATGCTAACTACGTTCCAAGGAGTCTTAGGAAGTTCCTTCAGAATCCTGAACATAATTTCGTAGGATTCTGGAATCACTCCGATCGCCCAAAGTGGGAATCGTCGGAGCACTGATTCGAGATGTGAAGAGATCCTT GCGCGAAATCtgaggatgatgatgaagatgataatgaagatCTAGCAATTGCTGCTGTGCACGAAATAATCGAGAAATGCCTCGGCTTCAAAGTGAAACGTGGAAGTGAAATTAGCCAAAGCGATTGGGATGAAGAAGATCTGAGCGATGAGCAAGTTGTTTATGCGAGTGTTAATGCTAACTGTGCGTTCCTCATTGGGAAGAATTTCAAAGCCTGGAAGTTCACataa
- the LOC101513725 gene encoding uncharacterized protein — protein MAYNIIRHRSNFPNRQVYTVNLQNERHFHVTVTSNAASVTRWLGQTLFLLPRPLHDPTLVVGLGVQWTHGTPSADIIQLCIGCRCLIFQLSLADRVPNRLRRFLYHPLHTFVGFWNHTDRWKLERSVHRLHLLREPVDLRHPAGDLWDENLRYASMRDIVWSVLGYDVTQRQGIGMSDWSAEHLDMDQIASAAIKAFCARLIGVRVRDSAMQ, from the coding sequence ATGGCCTACAACATCATTCGTCATCGTAGCAACTTTCCAAACCGTCAAGTTTACACCGTCAACCTTCAAAACGAGAGACATTTCCACGTCACCGTTACCTCCAACGCCGCCTCCGTCACTAGATGGCTCGGTCAAACGCTCTTCTTGCTACCCCGGCCACTCCACGACCCCACTCTCGTCGTCGGCCTCGGCGTTCAATGGACTCACGGCACTCCGTCAGCTGACATCATACAATTATGCATCGGTTGCCGCTGCCTTATTTTCCAACTCTCTCTCGCCGATAGGGTTCCTAATCGTCTCCGCCGTTTCCTCTATCATCCTCTTCATACCTTTGTTGGATTCTGGAACCATACAGATCGGTGGAAACTGGAGAGATCGGTTCACCGGTTGCATTTGTTGAGAGAGCCTGTTGATCTTAGGCATCCAGCCGGAGATTTATGGGATGAAAATCTGAGGTATGCTTCGATGAGAGATATTGTATGGAGTGTCCTCGGTTACGACGTGACTCAGAGACAGGGGATCGGTATGAGCGATTGGAGTGCAGAACATCTCGACATGGATCAAATTGCTTCTGCGGCCATCAAGGCTTTCTGTGCGCGTCTCATAGGAGTTCGCGTTAGAGATTCCGCGATGCAATAA
- the LOC105851827 gene encoding uncharacterized protein, producing the protein MGTVIAIDDSYNQSVYTIKLDGTKITVTVTSVASVVRKWLNSTLFLRRKHVQMNQLVVGLGVQWTPGGYNAPANTLQLCIGRRCLIFQLSQAEFVPQRLRTFLQDPDHRFVGFWNHSDRRKLMSSEHGLEMRNYPLDLRMYGERLCGENLARASVKKIVKKCLGYEVEQSREISMSDWSQKDLNKDQVVYACVDAYCAFLMGKNLRAWKM; encoded by the coding sequence atgggCACCGTAATCGCCATTGACGACTCTTACAACCAGAGTGTTTATACCATCAAGTTAGACGGAACAAAAATAACCGTCACCGTTACCTCCGTCGCTTCCGTTGTCAGAAAATGGCTCAACTCCACTCTCTTCTTACGCCGCAAACACGTCCAAATGAATCAACTCGTCGTCGGCCTCGGCGTCCAGTGGACACCCGGCGGCTACAATGCTCCCGCCAACACATTGCAATTATGCATCGGTCGACGCTGTCTCATCTTTCAACTCTCTCAAGCCGAATTCGTGCCGCAACGTCTCCGAACTTTTCTTCAAGATCCTGATCACAGGTTTGTAGGATTCTGGAACCATTCGGATCGTCGAAAACTTATGTCGTCGGAGCACGGTTTGGAGATGCGTAATTATCCGTTAGATCTAAGGATGTATGGTGAACGTTTGTGCGGTGAAAATCTCGCACGTGCTTCGGTGAAAAAAATAGTGAAGAAATGCCTCGGGTACGAAGTGGAGCAGAGTAGAGAAATTAGTATGAGTGATTGGAGTCAAAAGGATTTGAATAAAGATCAAGTGGTTTATGCATGTGTCGATGCTTACTGTGCTTTTCTTATGGGGAAGAATTTGAGAGCTTGGAAAATGTAA
- the LOC101514062 gene encoding probable WRKY transcription factor 48, giving the protein MEEEKREVHTHTHTNPTNSSSTTTMTFSDEIPSISTTTTNTNNNNTSLFPFQPSISTIFDTLPSSSCDQKASSYGFIDLLGTHDYNNNNFLLSDWVTIPTTTATINHRLPSPVSSNIPDSSEVSNTPASPNSCSISSSSNEATVNNTIEQHRGKLSGNEQETELQGDDQHQHKTHKQLKAKKKNEKKQREPRFAFMTKSEIDHLDDGFRWRKYGQKAVKNSPYPRSYYRCTTASCGVKKRVERSSDDSSIVVTTYEGQHTHPSPATSRSSFGFGTGFGGGAFLASGSHSQFVLPRTHNAVLPPHAPTLYNYTNITTTPPLSSLPGSTGSYVNTSSFDGFGSINDALLRDNGLLQDIIQMKKEEIKDSINEH; this is encoded by the exons ATGGAGGAGGAGAAGAGAGAGGTTCACACTCACACTCACACAAACCCCACCAATTCATCATCCACCACCACCATGACATTTTCCGATGAGATTCCGAGCATAAgcaccaccaccaccaacaccaacaacaacaacacaagtTTATTCCCTTTTCAACCTTCAATCTCCACCATCTTTGACACGTTACCATCTTCTTCGTGTGACCAAAAAGCTTCTTCTTATGGATTCATAGATTTATTGGGTACCCACgattacaacaacaacaattttttgttatcagATTGGGTTACTATTCCTACCACCACCGCTACAATCAACCACCGTCTTCCGTCTCCGGTGAGCTCTAACATTCCGGATTCCTCTGAGGTGTCGAACACTCCGGCGTCGCCGAATTCGTGTTCAATTTCATCGTCTTCTAATGAAGCCACCGTTAATAATACCATTGAACAACATAGAGGTAAACTTTCAGGGAACGAACAAGAAACAGAGTTACAAGGAGATGACCAACATCAACACAAGACTCACAAACA GTTGAAAGCAAAGAAGAAGAACGAAAAGAAGCAAAGAGAACCGAGATTTGCTTTCATGACAAAGAGTGAAATTGATCACCTAGACGATGGGTTTAGGTGGCGTAAATATGGCCAAAAAGCTGTAAAAAATAGTCCTTATCCCAG AAGCTACTATCGTTGCACCACGGCAAGTTGCGGCGTGAAAAAGCGCGTGGAGCGTTCATCCGATGATTCTTCCATTGTCGTCACTACTTACGAGGGTCAACACACGCATCCTTCTCCTGCCACGTCACGTTCTAGCTTCGGCTTCGGTACTGGCTTCGGTGGCGGTGCGTTTCTTGCTTCGGGTTCACACTCACAATTTGTGCTACCACGTACTCACAACGCGGTTCTTCCACCACACGCTCCAACATTGTACAATTATACTAATATTACTACTACACCCCCTCTTTCTTCTCTTCCTGGTTCCACTGGTAGTTACGTTAATACGTCGTCGTTTGATGGTTTTGGAAGTATTAACGATGCTTTGTTAAGAGACAATGGGTTGCTTCAGGACATTATTCAAATGAAAAAAGAGGAGATTAAGGACTCAATCAACGAACATTAA